Proteins encoded by one window of Candidatus Poribacteria bacterium:
- a CDS encoding slipin family protein yields MPQVDPIYFAIVIAVVIMLGTSIRILKEYERAVIFRLGRLVSTRGPGLVFMIPFWIERMQRISLRVIVNDVTPQDVITKDNVSVSVNAVLTFRVTEADRAVIEVEDFGFAIAQVAQTTLRSVLGRAELDDLLSEREKLNQDLEDIIKKHCEPWGVEVLAMEIKHVDLPVEMQRAMAKQAEAERERRAKVTHAEGEFESAEVLTNAAEILSKTPTAVQLRFLQALVEVSAEKNSTVVFPIPIDLLSPFLEKINGSEK; encoded by the coding sequence ATGCCACAAGTTGATCCAATTTATTTTGCCATTGTTATTGCTGTTGTCATTATGCTTGGAACGAGCATCCGGATTCTTAAAGAATATGAGCGCGCCGTTATCTTCCGTCTCGGACGATTGGTTTCGACCCGCGGTCCTGGACTCGTGTTTATGATACCGTTCTGGATTGAGCGGATGCAACGCATCAGTCTCCGGGTGATCGTCAACGATGTCACCCCACAAGATGTGATTACAAAAGACAACGTCTCCGTGAGCGTTAACGCCGTGCTGACGTTCAGGGTAACCGAAGCGGATAGAGCCGTGATTGAGGTTGAGGACTTCGGTTTTGCGATTGCCCAGGTCGCGCAGACGACGCTCCGTAGCGTGCTGGGTCGTGCTGAACTGGACGATCTGCTTTCAGAGCGCGAGAAACTCAATCAGGACTTAGAGGACATCATCAAGAAGCATTGTGAACCGTGGGGCGTTGAAGTGCTTGCGATGGAGATTAAGCACGTGGATCTCCCCGTCGAGATGCAGCGTGCAATGGCGAAACAGGCGGAAGCAGAGCGGGAGCGGCGTGCGAAAGTCACACACGCCGAAGGTGAATTTGAGTCTGCCGAGGTTTTAACGAATGCCGCTGAAATCCTCAGCAAGACCCCGACGGCTGTGCAGCTCCGATTCCTTCAGGCGTTGGTGGAAGTGAGTGCGGAGAAGAATTCGACCGTCGTCTTCCCAATCCCGATCGATCTACTCAGTCCCTTTCTCGAGAAGATAAACGGTTCGGAAAAATAG
- a CDS encoding HEPN domain-containing protein — protein MQTADRLADTARWLRYAEEDLVTAETFLEHRHVPPRQVCWHAHQAVEKALKAALIFLQIDFRRTHDLNVLRDLVPESWQLQTVLPNLGNLNRWAVQARYPDAVQEATNPDASEAVEQARAVWASVSTALSEHGYPVGKDL, from the coding sequence ATGCAAACTGCTGATCGACTCGCAGACACCGCCCGCTGGCTCCGCTATGCGGAGGAAGACTTGGTAACCGCTGAAACCTTTTTAGAGCATCGGCATGTCCCACCTCGCCAAGTCTGTTGGCACGCGCACCAAGCCGTTGAAAAGGCACTCAAAGCAGCATTAATTTTCTTACAGATCGATTTTCGGAGAACGCATGACTTGAATGTTCTACGGGATCTGGTGCCTGAGAGTTGGCAACTCCAAACCGTGCTACCGAACTTAGGAAACCTTAATAGATGGGCGGTCCAAGCACGCTACCCGGATGCTGTGCAAGAAGCCACTAATCCAGATGCATCTGAGGCTGTTGAACAGGCGCGAGCCGTCTGGGCCTCTGTATCTACTGCCCTCTCAGAACACGGTTATCCTGTGGGGAAAGACCTCTGA